A single genomic interval of Syntrophobotulus glycolicus DSM 8271 harbors:
- a CDS encoding nitrogenase component 1, translating to MSITGIIEQERYTCAIGALQSVVAIPRAVPILHSGPGCGNMIQGFFERSTGYAGGSTSPCSNFSEQEVVFGGIERLREIIANTYKVLDTDLQVVLTGCTAGIVGDDVESLAGEFRAEGKPIVAVETAGFKCNNFAAHSLVVNAIIDQYVSLFEQKNPGRSEQNTVNLFASLPYQDPFWKGNLGEYKRLLEGIGLKVQVLFGPQADGVAEWQRIPRANFNILVSPWYGLEIAGHLEERYGQPYTHFPHIPIGANESERFLRQVLAFAGEQGANLDQEAAEKFIRREREAYYEEIDNLATFLLEFRYGLPNHVHILHDAGYVLGLSKFLLHEVGIVPKEQFVVDNTPEEYQAQIEAELKSTSAKRSIPLYFEPDAGRAQDLIRSLRHSGRGLIIGSGWDKELAREKDYDFLSAAVPTPYRLVLTTNYAGFSGGLRVIEDIYDTVLATYR from the coding sequence ATGAGCATCACGGGGATCATCGAACAGGAGCGTTATACCTGCGCCATCGGCGCTCTGCAAAGTGTGGTGGCGATTCCCCGGGCCGTGCCGATTTTGCATTCCGGTCCGGGCTGCGGCAACATGATTCAGGGATTTTTCGAACGCTCGACCGGATATGCCGGCGGCAGCACCTCACCGTGCAGCAATTTCAGCGAGCAGGAGGTTGTCTTTGGCGGCATTGAGCGCCTGCGGGAGATCATCGCCAATACCTACAAGGTCCTGGACACGGATCTGCAGGTAGTGTTGACCGGCTGTACAGCCGGTATTGTGGGCGATGACGTGGAATCTCTGGCAGGGGAGTTCCGGGCTGAGGGCAAACCGATTGTGGCGGTGGAAACCGCCGGTTTTAAATGCAATAACTTCGCAGCGCACAGCCTGGTGGTGAACGCGATCATTGACCAGTATGTCAGCCTTTTTGAACAGAAAAACCCCGGACGCAGCGAACAAAACACAGTCAATTTGTTTGCTTCCCTCCCTTATCAGGACCCTTTCTGGAAGGGGAACCTCGGCGAATACAAGCGGCTGCTGGAGGGGATCGGCTTAAAGGTCCAGGTGCTGTTCGGCCCGCAAGCGGACGGGGTGGCCGAATGGCAGCGGATCCCCCGCGCCAATTTCAATATTCTGGTTTCTCCCTGGTACGGACTGGAGATTGCCGGGCATCTGGAAGAGCGTTACGGCCAGCCCTACACTCATTTTCCCCATATTCCCATCGGGGCCAATGAGAGCGAACGCTTTTTGCGCCAGGTTCTGGCCTTTGCCGGAGAGCAGGGGGCAAACCTTGACCAAGAGGCTGCGGAGAAATTTATCCGCCGGGAACGGGAAGCTTACTATGAGGAGATCGACAATCTGGCGACCTTCCTGCTGGAGTTCCGCTACGGGCTGCCCAACCACGTCCATATCCTGCACGATGCGGGCTATGTGCTCGGGCTCAGCAAATTCCTGCTGCATGAGGTCGGCATCGTGCCCAAAGAGCAGTTCGTGGTGGACAATACACCCGAGGAATACCAGGCCCAAATCGAAGCGGAGCTGAAAAGCACCTCGGCGAAACGGAGCATCCCGCTCTATTTCGAGCCGGATGCCGGCAGGGCCCAGGATCTCATCCGTTCGCTCCGGCACAGCGGGCGGGGCCTGATCATCGGCAGCGGCTGGGACAAGGAGCTGGCCCGGGAAAAGGATTACGATTTTCTTTCCGCGGCGGTGCCCACCCCTTACCGCCTGGTGCTGACCACGAATTACGCCGGCTTCAGCGGCGGGCTGCGGGTGATTGAGGATATCTACGACACCGTGCTGGCCACATACCGGTAA
- a CDS encoding ABC transporter substrate-binding protein — protein MKKIIRNIGTAALILALAVGSTACGTKDGTDPASSGAGQTQYKYGKIDIPGKDGALCAAPIYIAYEKGFFAEEGFDVNLISADSETRKVGLNNGTIPLVNGDFQFFPSIEEGVKVKVVDGLHNGCIKIVVPEGSPIKTVADLKGKKIGVDEIGGTPFQVASVWLENAGIVAKDNKDVTFVPYTDGNLEIEAAEKGEIDAAAIWDPFGSLAVKNKNFSVIFDLSTDPLFAGKYCCFLYASEKVLNEKPDEVAALLRAVNKAQEWIHDNPADAVSIISDKKYSNITDKALAEELVKSYAYPSHQDHQQGNVHVKEDVLYFVKELQKIGYLKTDNPEQFASQVYQEIKK, from the coding sequence ATGAAAAAAATCATCAGAAATATCGGCACGGCGGCATTGATTCTTGCCCTGGCCGTCGGCTCAACGGCCTGCGGCACCAAAGACGGTACCGATCCTGCTTCTTCCGGAGCGGGCCAGACCCAGTATAAATACGGCAAAATCGATATCCCCGGCAAAGACGGCGCTCTCTGCGCGGCCCCCATCTATATCGCTTATGAAAAAGGCTTCTTCGCTGAAGAAGGCTTTGATGTCAATCTGATTTCCGCGGACAGCGAAACAAGGAAGGTCGGTCTGAACAACGGGACCATTCCTCTGGTCAACGGCGACTTCCAGTTCTTCCCTTCCATTGAGGAAGGCGTGAAGGTTAAGGTGGTGGACGGCCTGCACAACGGCTGCATCAAGATCGTCGTACCCGAAGGATCGCCCATCAAGACTGTCGCCGACCTCAAAGGCAAGAAAATCGGTGTTGACGAAATCGGCGGCACCCCCTTCCAGGTGGCCAGTGTTTGGCTGGAAAACGCCGGCATCGTGGCCAAGGACAACAAGGACGTGACCTTTGTACCCTATACTGACGGCAACCTGGAAATCGAAGCTGCCGAAAAAGGCGAGATCGACGCTGCGGCCATCTGGGACCCGTTTGGTTCCCTGGCGGTTAAGAATAAGAACTTTTCCGTGATTTTCGATCTTTCTACCGATCCCCTTTTCGCGGGCAAGTACTGCTGCTTCCTCTATGCATCTGAAAAAGTGCTCAATGAAAAGCCCGATGAGGTTGCGGCCCTCCTGCGCGCGGTCAACAAGGCTCAGGAATGGATTCACGATAACCCCGCCGACGCGGTTTCCATCATCTCCGATAAGAAATATTCCAATATCACCGACAAAGCACTGGCCGAAGAGCTGGTGAAGAGCTATGCTTATCCGTCCCATCAGGATCATCAGCAAGGCAATGTACACGTCAAGGAAGATGTCCTCTATTTCGTGAAAGAGCTCCAGAAGATCGGTTACCTGAAAACAGACAATCCTGAGCAATTCGCCAGTCAGGTTTATCAAGAGATCAAAAAGTAA
- a CDS encoding O-acetylhomoserine aminocarboxypropyltransferase/cysteine synthase family protein, whose protein sequence is MAKEEPVSAYHFDTQKVRAGYDPSEHNYAVSPPIYQTAAYDFRDVENAKNLFSFSELGFLYTRVGNPTVTVLEERVRILDGASGAVGLASGMAAISYTLLNLAEGGGRILTSPYLYGGSVDSFKKIYPKFGIHFDSAQNIQKPEALAAEIRPDTKAIFIESIGNPNTVLLDVDAIARVAHEHGIPLVVDNTVATPYLYNPIAHGADIVIYSATKGLNGHGNLIGGLVLESGKFNFLTDKFPQFAEKYYTLRDPNGVHRSYPEVFPNAPFTFRIRLNYLNYFGAALSPFDAYLALIGLETLSERLDKQVRNALALAEYLSAHPAVEWVRYPGLKDSPYHALCQRDFPRGAGGLLSFGFKGTDVQREKFLDAVSLIHYHVNIGDARTLIVNSPQTTHGELESHEKTVADIPENLIRISAGLEDPADLITDLEQAFQKALS, encoded by the coding sequence ATGGCAAAAGAAGAGCCCGTCTCAGCCTACCACTTTGATACCCAAAAGGTGCGGGCAGGATATGACCCCAGTGAACACAATTATGCCGTATCGCCGCCCATTTACCAGACCGCGGCCTATGATTTCCGGGATGTGGAAAACGCCAAAAATCTGTTCAGCTTCAGTGAGCTTGGTTTTCTGTACACCCGTGTCGGTAATCCCACCGTCACCGTTTTAGAGGAGCGCGTACGGATTTTGGACGGGGCATCCGGGGCGGTGGGGCTGGCTTCCGGCATGGCGGCCATCAGCTATACTCTGCTCAACCTGGCCGAGGGCGGCGGCAGGATCCTGACCTCCCCCTACCTGTACGGGGGCAGTGTCGACAGCTTCAAGAAAATCTACCCCAAGTTCGGAATTCATTTCGACAGCGCCCAAAATATCCAAAAACCGGAGGCCCTGGCCGCTGAGATCAGGCCGGACACCAAGGCAATCTTCATCGAAAGCATCGGCAATCCCAATACCGTTTTGCTGGATGTGGACGCCATCGCCAGGGTCGCTCATGAGCACGGGATCCCGCTGGTCGTGGACAACACGGTGGCCACACCCTATCTGTACAACCCCATCGCCCACGGGGCGGACATTGTGATTTACTCCGCCACCAAGGGCCTGAACGGGCACGGCAATCTGATCGGGGGTCTGGTTCTGGAAAGCGGGAAATTCAATTTTTTGACGGACAAATTTCCTCAGTTTGCGGAGAAATACTATACCCTGCGCGATCCGAACGGTGTTCACCGGAGTTATCCGGAGGTGTTTCCCAACGCGCCCTTTACTTTCCGCATCCGCTTGAATTATCTCAACTACTTCGGGGCGGCGCTTTCTCCTTTTGACGCCTATCTGGCGCTGATCGGGCTGGAAACCCTTTCCGAGCGCCTGGACAAACAGGTGCGCAATGCCCTGGCCCTGGCCGAATATTTATCCGCTCATCCGGCAGTGGAATGGGTCCGCTATCCGGGGCTGAAAGACAGCCCTTACCACGCGCTCTGCCAGCGGGATTTTCCCAGAGGGGCGGGCGGACTCCTGTCCTTCGGCTTCAAGGGCACAGACGTACAGCGGGAAAAGTTTCTCGATGCCGTCAGCCTGATCCATTACCATGTCAACATCGGCGACGCGCGCACCTTGATCGTCAATTCGCCCCAGACCACTCACGGTGAACTGGAAAGTCATGAAAAAACGGTGGCGGACATCCCGGAAAACCTGATCCGGATATCGGCGGGGCTGGAAGATCCGGCCGATCTGATCACCGACCTGGAACAGGCTTTTCAAAAGGCATTATCCTGA
- a CDS encoding ABC transporter permease, with amino-acid sequence MPKVSTAFSGDVGTPVNRGPHPKEKVSNQKYLYWSLLTLAGFAAAAIISLTVPNTQDVRDTAYRFALLGLIVLYTGVAVYSFFDPARRLKLIKRAPFRLAMGIVLLAWDLLSTKLDILPMPFFPGPSKVAGVVLEEYAFLLSNTGYSLRLFLCGFLAGIVLGVGTGILIGWFSRVHYWVFPALKITGVVPAVAWMPFALTIFPTSFMAGVFIIAISAWFPVAYMTSQGIANTHKVYFEVAKTLGAKQSYLLFRVALPNAVPQIFTGISTANGLAFTTLVISEMMGAKGGLGYYINWAKAWSSYYKVYAAIIVMAVLFSLIMKLIALIQSRLLIWQRGLVK; translated from the coding sequence ATGCCTAAGGTTTCAACAGCATTCTCCGGCGATGTGGGGACCCCGGTTAACCGGGGTCCCCACCCTAAAGAAAAAGTATCGAACCAAAAATACCTGTATTGGTCGCTCCTTACTCTGGCCGGTTTTGCCGCGGCGGCAATCATCAGCCTGACCGTTCCCAATACTCAGGATGTCCGTGATACCGCTTACCGCTTTGCCCTGCTTGGCCTGATTGTGCTCTATACGGGTGTGGCTGTCTATTCGTTTTTCGACCCGGCCAGACGCTTGAAATTGATCAAGCGCGCTCCTTTCCGCTTGGCGATGGGCATTGTTTTGCTGGCCTGGGATTTACTGAGCACCAAGCTCGACATTCTCCCTATGCCGTTTTTTCCCGGACCTTCGAAAGTAGCGGGAGTTGTGCTGGAAGAATACGCGTTCTTGCTCAGCAATACCGGTTATTCCCTGCGCTTGTTTCTCTGCGGGTTTTTGGCCGGTATCGTTTTGGGTGTCGGAACCGGGATTCTGATCGGCTGGTTTTCCAGGGTTCATTATTGGGTCTTCCCAGCCTTGAAAATCACCGGTGTTGTGCCGGCGGTGGCCTGGATGCCGTTTGCCCTGACCATTTTTCCCACCTCTTTTATGGCCGGAGTATTCATCATCGCCATTAGCGCCTGGTTTCCGGTGGCCTATATGACGTCCCAGGGGATTGCCAATACGCATAAGGTTTATTTTGAGGTGGCGAAAACCCTGGGCGCCAAGCAGAGCTACCTGCTGTTTCGCGTGGCGCTGCCTAACGCCGTGCCGCAGATTTTTACGGGGATCTCCACGGCCAACGGTCTGGCCTTTACCACCCTGGTCATCTCGGAAATGATGGGCGCGAAGGGCGGTCTTGGCTATTATATCAACTGGGCGAAAGCCTGGTCGTCTTATTACAAGGTCTATGCCGCGATTATCGTCATGGCGGTCCTCTTCTCTCTGATCATGAAGCTGATTGCCTTGATTCAGAGCCGTCTTTTGATCTGGCAAAGGGGGTTGGTAAAATGA